The window CAGGGAATTTAATAGAGAAGCCCCACCGGATTACCGGTGGGGCTTTTCGCGTTTCTCAACTTTGCCTCTGTCACCCGCCATGCCATCTTCCCCCCCAGAAGACGGTTCTCTTTCCTGCCCTCTCCATCTATCGTGGACCAAATCGCTTTCGTCTTTTCCGTTCCATTGCATTCCGTCGGCCCCCGGCTAAAATGTGGGCTGGTCAATTCTTGAGGGAGGTGTCTCATGGGAAACTTATGGCTCGTAATCCCGTTGGCGGTGCTCCTGGCTGGTTGCGCCAGCAAAGGCTATGTCGAGAGACAGATCGATCCCGTGTCGTGCCGGGTTGACGTTCTCGAGTCAAAAATGGGGGCTGCGGAGACGAAGAGTGCCTCTGACGAGCAGCGTCTCAACGCGCTTGAAACCAGGCTTGCCACCATCGAGGGGCAGGTAAGCCAGGCACAGCTCGCCAACAAGGCAATGCTGGACGAGGCTACCGCAAAGGCAGCCGACAGCGCCCAGAGGGCCGAATCTGCCGCCTCTTCGGCAGCACAGTCGGCGGAACGGGCGCAAAAGATCTTTGAGCTAGGGCAGAAGAAATAGCCTGCACGACACTCCTATGCTTCGCCCCCCCGCCATGTCGATCGTTTCACTTGGTCTTGTAGCCATTGCCACGACAACGGCTCAAGCGCCTGTTGATGCCGTCTACTATGGCGGCTACCTCGGAAACGTCTTCCACTACCGGGTGCGCGAAGGCGAGTCGCTTTTGGAGATAGCTCGCCGCTTTGACCTGGGCTTCAACCAAGTAACCGCCGCCAACGCAGGCGTCGACCCCTACCTGCCTCTACCAGGCACTTTAGTTACCATCCCGACAGCGTGGATTCCGCCCGAGTTATCTCCCCGACCTTCGATCGTGGTCAATCTGGCGGAACTCCGGTTGTACTATTTCCCGAAGGACCCCGACGACCCACTCCTTTCCTACCCGATCGGCATTGGAGATGAGGGGACCGACACACCGCTTGGTCTTTATACGGTAGATCGAAAGTCCATCAACCCTTCATGGCACGTACCTGCCTCCATACTGCAACAAAGACAAGATCTCCCACCCGTTGTTCCTCCCGGCCCGGAGAACCCTCTGGGAAGCCGAGCCCTGCACCTCTCCGGTAACGACATCCTGATTCATGGCACAAACCGCCCCTGGGGGATAGGCAGGCGTTCGAGCCACGGATGCATCAGACTCTATCCGGAAGATATCGTGCGGCTGTTCGAATGTGTGGGGAGGGGGACGCAGGTGCTTATCGTGAACCGCCCCGTCAAGGTTGGCGTAAGAAAGGGCAAGATCTTCCTGGAGGTGCACCGAGATGGGAATTACCAACCAGAGCCGGGAGAGGTGCTGCACCAGATGGCGAGGCTGGGCTTTCTCACTAAGGTTGACATCGGCCTGGTGGTCAAGGCGGTTTCCGAGAAGAGGGGGTATCCGGTTGAGGTGACCTCGATCAGATGATCGATCAAGGTCTTTCCGACGGAGGCGGGATCCATCCATCGGAAAGGCCCGTTGTACAAATTACTTCTTTGGTTTCAGCGGGCTTTGCTTGTAGAAAATCCCAAGGACGGTCTGTTCGTCGGCAGTGAGCTTCACCCCTTTGAGCTCCATTCTGTGTTGGATCTTCTGCATGTCCTTGCCGGCGGCAATGGCGCTTTCGATGCGCTCTGCGGTATGACATGAGACGCATTTCTTGTCTATCACCATGTGCGCTTCCTTGAAAGTACCGCCAGTCACGGCGCCCAGGTCCTTACCTGACGAGGGAAATTGTGCAGCAAGCACAGTACCTGTGTAAATGAGTGTCGCAGCAGCTCCCAATGCAATCACATGTCTCATTGCAACTCCTTTGTCACGGGTGTTTTAAAACTGACATGACTCAACATATATCAGGTTTTCCGTGAATTGCTGAGTCTGCATACCACTTACTTGTTCTTGACAGCAAATGTGAGAGGTCTATTATCCAAAAAACGCCGCTCGTTAGCAACTGCTCACCGGTGGTAGTAAGGATTAGGTGACAGCGCTGGCCTGAGACCATAATTCTCTTTCTAGGAGGCAGTTATGGCAGTGCAAGCAGCAACTACTGTAAGGATGTTCGGAGCCCTGCATGGTATCAGAAGGGATCGCGGGTTACCTTCTGTGATCGATGTGGACATCCCGGCGGATGGTTGTCCTGCCAGCGCGATAGCGGAGGCGCTGGAGTTGCCACTGAACCGGATTGACGGAGTGTTTATAAATCATAGGGTGTATTCCCTGGATCACTTGGTTCTCCCGGGGGATCGCGTAGCCTTCATTCCTGTCGGGGTGCCTGGCGGATCCGGGTTATTCAGCAGGCCTGCCTGTAGCTGATCATTCCCCCACCACTATTTCTGCAGAGCGCTTTCGGACGCTTCGTTTTATAGGTTGTCTTTAAGGCGGTGCGCACAACCTTTCCTGAAATGAACTCGTCTCGGCTTGGTGTATCGCTTTGAAGACGTGGTAAAATCTGTCTGTTCGCGGGTCAGCCTATCCGGCCGATGCTCCTAATCATCTGACATGACAGACACGGAGATGCGGGAAATGGTAAAACTAAAGCGCATTCTGTTGGTGGAGGATAACGCAAACGATGCCGAACTCACGTTGGAGGCGTTGGCAGAGCACAACCTCGCCAATGGAGTAGATGTTGTCAGGGACGGTGCCGAAGCTCTGGATTACCTCTACCAGAGGGGGAAATATTCAGAGTATGAGCCGGGCAACCTGGCCGTCATCCTTCTGGATCTGAAACTCCCCAAAGTCGACGGACTTGAGGTTTTGAGCTCCATTAAGGCTGACGAGAAGCTGAAATTCATCCCGGTGGTCGTTCTCACCTCTTCACGCGAAGAACGAGATGTGGTTGAGAGCTATCGGCTCGGCGTCAACGCCTACGTCGTCAAGCCGGTGAACTTTTCCGAGTTCATCACGGCCGTCAAGGAAATCGGTGCCTTCTGGGCCATCGTCAATGAACCGCCCCCGATGTCTTCCCGAGGTTTGAATAAATGACGCAGCGCCTGCGCATACTACATCTTGAAGACGATCCGATGGATGCTGAGCTGGTTTTGATGGCGCTCAGCGCAGAGGGGATGGATTGTGAAGTCGAGGTGGTATCTCGGCGCGAGGAGTTCCAGAACGCCCTGGAGCGGGGCGGGATGGATCTCATCCTAGCCGACTTCGCCCTCCCGGCCTTTGACGGTATGACCGCCCTCGCCATGGTGCGGACCAAGCTTCCCGACCTCCCCTTTGTCTTCGTCTCGGGGAAACTGGGCGAAGAAGCGGCGATCGAGTCCCTCAAAAGCGGTGCGACGGACTACGTGCTGAAAAGCCGGCTGTCTCGACTGGTTCCCGCGGTGCAGCGCGCGCTCACCGAGGCGAAGGAGCGGGCGAGGCAGCGGGAGACCGAGCGGGAACTCGAGGTGGCCCACGCTGAGATCGAGAAGAGGGCCGAGGACTATCGGAACCTCTTCAACAGCATCCGGGACGTGATCGTGGTGTCCGATCACCACCGGACCATACTGCATGTGAACCAGCCAGCCCTGCGCGAGATCTTCGGATACGAATCTGAAGAGGTAATCGGCAAGAGCAGCAGGATTCTCTACGCAGACAAGCGTGACTACGAAAGCACCGGTAAAGAGGTGTTCGATGTACGGACCCCGGTCAAAGGCGCGCTGTCGGAACTCCACTTCCGCAGAAAGAACGGGGAGGTGTTCATCGGCGAACTCTTCGCCATGAAGCGCCTGGACCGCTTCGGCAAGGTAACCGGCAACATATCCATTTTCAGAGACACAAGCGAACGCAAGAAAGCGGAGGCAGACCTCCGCGAGAGCGAGTTGCGCCGCATGCAACTGCAGATGGAACTCGTATATGCGGCCGAGATACAGGCTAAGCTTTTACCACGTTGCTACCCGCAGATCCCGCACTTCGAGATGGCTGCCCGATGCCTACCGGCCAAGCAGGTTGGCGGGGACTTCTACGACTGGCAGCAGGTGTCGCCGGCGCTGTTCAACCTGACCCTGGGAGACGTGATGGGAAAGGGGATGGCGGCGGCCATGCTCATGGCGACCGTTAGGGCGGCGCTGCACGCTGTCACCCTGTACAATCAGCCCGCACAGGCCGTGCATCTTGCCGAGAAGGCGCTGAACGAGGACTTGGAGAATTCAGAGAGCTTCGTGACCCTCTTTCACGCCCAGCTCGACGCCGGCACGAGGACCCTCTCCTTTGTCGACTGCGGCCACGGCTATGTTTTCGTCCGGCGCGCGAACGGGAAGGTGGAGACGCTGTCGCCGCGGGGGCTTCCTCTCGGCGTGAAAGGGGAGGAGATCTACCAGGAAGGGAGGATCCGCTTCGGAAGGGGGGACGTCATGGTCCTTTACAGCGACGGCCTGGTAGATGCGAAGCCGCAGCTGGAACTGACCCACGAGCTGATCGCCCGGCAATTGGCAGGCAAGGAGAGCGCCCTCGAGATGGTGGACAGCCTGATCTCTTTGACCGACAAGCCGGATCCGCAGCCGGACGACATCACAGTACTGGTGCTGCAGGCGCTGTAAGTCCCCCTGCCGGGGGGCGTTCGCCTCGAACTCTCCTACTCGCCGATGATCTTTATCAGAACGCGCTTTCTCCGCATGCCATCGAACTCCCCGTAAAAAACCTGCTCCCAGGGACCTAGATCCAGCTTCCCACCCGTAACCGCAACGGCAACCTCGCGCCCCATGATCGTCCTCTTCAGATGAGCGTCGCCGTTATCCTCGCCCACGTTGTGCCGGTAGCGGCTGTGCGGCTTTTCCGGGGCAAGCTCTTCAAGCCATTGCTCGAAGTCCTGGTGCAGCCCGCTTTCGTCGTCGTTTATAAAGACGCTTGCGGTGATGTGCATAGCGTTGCAAAGCAGTAGCCCTTCCCTGATGCCGCTTTCTGCCAGGGCCGCCTCTAAATCACGGGTGATGTTAACGAACCCCCGTCTGCTCTTGATCTGGAACCACAGTTCCTTCCGGTGGTGCTTCATCTGAACTCCTTGTTTGTGTCGTTTCCGCCCGTTTGGTCGAGCGTTGCGGGGAGCCGGCGGCGAAGGCTGCATCGAGCAGGGCCGGGGCCGCCTTCCAGCGGTTGGGTGAATGCATGATGACCAGGAGCACCTTGCGGTCTTCGCGCTCGGCGATCGCCACGAGGCACTGCCCGGCGTTGGGTGTGGTGCCCGTCTTCACGCCGACGGCGCCCGGGTAGCGCCCGATCAGCCTGTTCTTGTTCCGCAAGTAGAAGCTTCGCCTGCCGTCGATGGTCGAGATGTGCATGCTCCGCTTGGCAACAAGACTCGCGAAATACGGTATCCGCATCCCCGCCTCGGCAAGACGTGCGAGGTCGTGGGCGCTCGAGTAGAGCCCGGCGTTGTCGTGGCCGCAGGCGTTGCTGAAGTGGGTGTTTTCTAGGCCTAACGCGCGGGCGCGCGCGTTCATCTGTAGCACGAAAATTTTCTGATTACCACAGGCGTGATCGGCGAGAGCCCGGCATGCGTCGTTGGCCGAGGCGATAAGGGTGGCGGCAAGCAGGTCACGCACCCTGAACTTCTGGCCGCTGCGGAGGCCTATCCTGCTCCCGGTTTCGCGGGATGCCGCACGGGAAACGGTCACAACCTCGTCCAGGTCGCAGCGCTCCATCACGACGAGGGCGGTCATCATCTTCGTAAGGCTTGCCGGTGCGCGCCTCAGAGAGGCGTTGCGCTGACGGTAGACGTGCCCGTCGATCTTCAGCAGGTAGGTGGGGGCGGGGTAGCTCGATGCCGCGGCTGCGTGGGGGAAGGGGACGCAGACCAAAAGGAGAAGGATGAGACCCTGCTTTATGGATGAGAAAATTTTCATCATGCACGTTATAGCATCCTTTGCAGGTGCCGCAACGCGCAAGCCGGCGGCTTCGCCTCACAGAGCAATCTTGGATTTACAAACCGTCGCCGGTTAAGGTATCTTTGCTCCCTCGATTAACGTGATGGCTGTGAGGGACGACATTGGCTACAAAGATCCGCATTCTTCCTGAAAATCTCACCAACAAGATCGCTGCCGGCGAGGTAGTGGAGCGCCCCGCCTCCGTCGTCAAGGAACTGGTGGAAAACGCGCTCGACGCCGGTTCGAAAGAGGTGACGGTGGAGATCGAGTCCGGCGGCAGGCGGCTCATCAAGGTCACCGATTCGGGGAGCGGCATGTCCCGCGAGGACGCCCTGCTCGCCCTCGAGCGCCACGCCACGAGCAAGATAGCCAGCGACGACGACCTCTTTTCCCTGACCACCCTTGGTTTCCGCGGCGAGGCGCTGCCGTCGGTCGCCTCGGTGTCGCGTCTCACCATCGCCACCCGCACCGCGGAAACCCTGGAAGGAGCGGAGATCTACGTCGAAGGGGGGCGCATCAAGGAGGTCAAGGAGTGCGGCATGGCCTCGGGAACGGTAATCGAGGTGCGCAACCTCTTCTTCAACACGCCGGCGCGCCTTAAGTTCATGAAGAGCGCGGAGACCGAGGGGGGGCACGTGGGCGAGCTGTTGACCCGACTGGCCATCTCCCGCCCGGACGTCCGCTTCACCTACAAAAACGACGGTAAGGTCGTCTTCCGTGCTCTCGACGCCGACCTAAAGGAGCGGGTGGCGACGCTTCTTGGTCGCTCCATCGCTTCCTTTCTCTACCCCGTCTCATACGAAGATGGGGGGGTAAAGGTAAGCGGACTGGTGGCGGCGCCCGAGTGCAGCCGCAGCGCGGCAAGCCATCTCTACACCTACATAAATGGCCGCTTCATCAAGGACAAGGTGGTGCAGCACGCCGTTCTCCAGGCCTACCGCAACTTCATGGAGCGCGGACGCTATCCGGTAGTCGCGGTCTTCATCGATATCCCTCCCGGCGAGGTCGACGTGAACGTGCATCCGACCAAGCACGAGGTGAGGTTCAGGCAGCAGGGGCGGGTGCACGACGCAATCCAGTTCGCCGTGGAAAGCGTCTTGAAACAGACGCCGTGGCTGAAACGTCCTGCCGCGCCGGACGCTGCGCGCCCGGCGGAGACGCAGTCCGCGGCGGCGACTACGACAACGAGGCAGCTTTGGACGCAGGCGGCGCCTCCCACTCAGGCTGCCCCGCCGAAGCACGAGCGCTTTGAGGTACCCGCGGCGGCGCCCGCGCCGGAGCAACCGGCAACGTCGGTCAGCGAGGCCAAGGTGGCGGAGATTCGCGAACTGCTCACCGGATACCAGGCGAAGCCTCAGCCCGCCCTGCGGCAGCAGTTACACTTCCCTTCCCAGGCGGAAAAGCCGCAGTCTGCACCCGAGCCCCCGGTCGTGCCGCAGCCGATCAAGGAAGAGGAGGCGGAAGGCGGCGCGCCCGGGTATTTCTCCTCCCTTGCCGTGATCGGCCAGTTCAACGCCTCTTATATCCTGTGCCAGCGGGGCACGGACCTGGTGCTCATCGACCAGCATGCGGCCCACGAGCGCGTTGCCTTCGAGAGACTGAAGGGGGAGTTTGCCGGGCGGGCGGTCGACAGCCAGGGGCTTCTCTTCCCGGAGACGCTGGAACTCTCATTCAAGGAGTCTGCGGTACTCATGGAGCATCTGGAGGAGTTGCGCCGACTCGGCTTCTCCTTCGAAGAGTTCGGCGGCAACACGTGGCTTTTGAACGCCGTGCCGCAGCTCTTGGCAGGGAGTGACTACCTGCGTACCGTGCGCGACATCCTGGAGGAACTCGCGAGCCTTAGCCGCAGCCGCACTTTTACCGACGTGCAGGAGGATCTGCTGGCGCGTATCGCCTGCCACAGCGTGGTGCGCGGGCGGCGCTCCTTGAGCGCCCAGGAGATTGCCGCTCTCTTCAAGCAGATGGATGAGACCGACTTTTCCAGCAACTGTCCGCACGGCAGGCCGGTCATGCAGACGCTCACCCTCTCCGAGGTCGAGAAGATGTTCAAGAGGGTGTAGCGGAGCGTGACGGAGATGGCGAAGAAGAAAATCAAGCTGCTTGTGATCGGCGGCCCGACCGGTTCGGGGAAGAGCGATCTGGCCCTTAGGCTCGCGGAGGAGATCGGCGCCGAGATCGTCAACGCCGACTCGATGCAGGTCTACCGGGGCATGAACATCGGCACAGCGAAGCCTAGCCCCGAGGAACTCGCCCGCGTGCCGCACCACCTGATCGACATCGTGTCGCCGGACCAGGACTTCACCGCGTCGGAGTTTCGGTGTGCGGCTACCGCAGCCATCGAGGGCATCGACCGGCGCGGCAAGAAGGCGATCGTCGTCGGGGGGACAGGTCTTTACCTGCGTGCCCTCTTGGAGGGGCTGCTCGACTCCCCGACCGGCGACCCGGAGCTGCGCCGTCAGTTCGACGATGTCCCGGGGGAGGAACTGCACCGTCGCCTGCTGCTCGCAGACCCGGAGACCGCGGCCCGGCTGCACCCAAACGACCGGGTCCGCCTGATCCGCGCCCTCGAGGTCTACCTCCAGACCGGTCGCCCCATCTCGGCGTTTCGTGCCGAGCACGGCTTTTCCGGCGCTTACTTCGATACCTTCAAGGCGGCCATATCAGTGGAGCGCCAGGAGCTGTACCGCCGCCTCGAGCTCAGGGTGGAGCGGATGATAGCGGCCGGGCTCGTGGACGAGGTGAAAGGTCTGCTCGCCTCAGGGTATCGCCGCGACATGAAGGCCATGCGCTCCATAGGCTACAAGGAGATCTGCGCACATCTGGATGGAGAAATAACGCTGGATGAAGCAGTTACGCTGATAAAGAGGGACACACGGCGTTACGCGAAGCGTCAGATGACATGGTTCGGCAGGGAAAATGAAATTTATTGGCTTGAATATCCTACAGGTTTTGCTAGTATCCTTGGTCATGTGATTGAATTTTTTGGGTAAAGGAGCGGAATCATGCCGAAAACGCCTTTTAACATTCAGGACCAGTACCTCAACCAGTCCCGCAAGGAGCGTGTAAAGGTCCTGGTGCAGCTCATGTCCGGCGAAAAGCTGGAAGGGCATATCAAATCCTTCGACAACTTCTCCGTGTTGATGGAAGTGCACGGTGATATCCTCATCTACAAGCACGCGATCTGCAGCATCACCTCGGTAGACGGTGTATTCCGTCTGCACCAGTAGTTCAATAACCAGGGAAAAGCCACAGCAGAACCATTCGGCGCGGACCGAGATCCATCGGTGCGTCCCTTCAGGTTCACCTAAGTCCTATCCCCAGCCGGCCCGTGAGGGCCGGTTCGTTTTTTATCTGTTGCCAAAAACCTCCTTCTCCTCCTATCATTAAACCTGCATGCGCGCCGCCTGCTCGGCACCGCGCCGACAGAGCGGCAGTTTCCGCAGCCGGAAATACCTGCGTCTGCTGCAAGGCATGCACATTACAGGAGGGACCCCATGTCAGGGCTTACCATAGACCGGATCATACCGGGAAGCATAGCGGAGGAGCTGGAGCTCCAGCCCGGTGACCGGCTCATCGCGGTGAACGGTCACCAACTGCGCGATGTCATCGACTACAATTTTTACGCCTCGGACGACGAGCTCGAGCTGCAGGTTGAGAAGGCGGACGGGGAGCTCTGGGAGCTCGAGGTTGAACGCGAGGAGGGGGAGCCTCTGGGGCTCTCGTTCCAGGCGCCCGCTCCGGCGCGCTGCGGCAACAACTGCGTGTTCTGCTTCGTGCACCAGCTCCCACGCGGGCTGCGCGGTCCTCTCTACGTGAAGGATGAGGATTACCGCCTCTCCTTTCTTTACGGCAACTACGTCACCATGGCGAACATCGGGCGGGCCGAGCTGGAGCGGATCAAGGAGCAACGCCTTTCGCCGCTTTACATCTCGGTGCATGCGACGGAACCGGCGCTGCGGGAGAAGCTCCTCGGCAAGAGCGGCATCCTTTCCATCCTCGACGTGATACGCGAGCTCGCCGAGGCGCGCATCACCATGCATACCCAAGTGGTACTCTGCCCCGGTTGGAACGATGGCGACGTCTTCGCGAAGACCGTCGAGGACTTGGCGGCGCTGCACCCGTGGGTGTCGTCGCTTGCCGTCGTTCCGGTCGGTCTCACCGAGCACCGCCATAACCTCCCCCCCTTGGCGCCGGTTACCAAGGAGTTCGCCGCCGCCTTTGTGGGTGAGTGGTTCCCGCAGTCGCAGCTCCTTGAGAAGCGTCTCGGTGCACCGTTTCTCTTCCTGGCCGATGAATTCTACATAAAGGGGGAGGTCCCTTTCCCGGACGTGGCGAGCTACGGCGACCTGCCGCAGTTGGAGAATGGCGTCGGGATGATACCGCTTTTCCTCTCCGAGGCCGATCAGGTGCTGCAGGAGGCCGAAAAGCTGAAGTCGGGACGCTTTACCGTGGTGACCGGCGAATCCCCTTACCGCTTCCTCTCTGAGTTCCTGGAGCGCCTCTCCGGCGCCACGGGGGTCGCCATGCATCCGGTACCGGTACGAAACCGGCTCTTTGGCCCAACCGTCACCGTGACCGGTCTTGTGTGCGGCGCCGACGTGGTGGCGGCCCTGCAGGGGGTGGATCTTGGCGACGCGGTACTCGTGCCGGACGTGATGCTAAAAGAAGGGGAGGGGGTCTTTCTGGACGACCTTAGTCTGCATGACGTTGAGCAGCAGCTGGGTGCCCCGGTCCAGGTCGTGGAGTCGACCCCTTACGGGATCTACGACGCACTGGTGGAGCGGCTTGGGTAGGTAACGAGGGGCGGTGGCAGGATAATAAAAAAGCCGGAGGGGATCGATTCCCTTCCGGCTTTTCTCTTTTGGACTGCTTTTTACTAGCGGGCCATCGCGTCGATCGCCTCGAAGTCGAAGACGCTTTCGGCAGTGGACTGGATCAGGCTGATCTTCTCCACGTCGTCCGCGGTCATCTTCGAGACGTGCTCGGTCAGGGTGAGGAAGGCGTCGGCCGTGTTCTGCGAGGTGCGCAGGTACGGGATGTTGCTGTCATCCAGGATCTTCTGGGTGATGGCGGATACCGGAGCGGAGCCCGGGATCACCATACCCGCCAGCTTGTGCCGGTAGGCCGGGATGTTGTACAGCGCCGACGCGGTGACGATGAGCTCGTCGCGCGAACTGGTGGTGATGAGGAGCGTCGAGTCCTGCAGGGTGTCGATGACACGCTGCGACGAGGCGGCGCCCAACTGGATGTGGTTGATGATCCGGTTCTTCCCTTCCTGGTCCCCCTGCAGTGGCAGCTTCAGAAGCTTCGAGAGGTCGAGGAGGGTCGGGTTCGCCAGGGTGCGGGAGTAATCGAAGGCACCGGCCACACGTTGCTGACGGCTTTCGAAGAAGGACCGCAGGAACCCGAGCGTCTCCTCGCGCTTGGCGGCAAGAAGCTTGTTCACGAGGACCAGCTTCACGTCGGCACCCTGCTGCTGGAACAGGGAAAGGTTCAACTGCACCGAATCGATGACGCAGCCGATGCCGCCCGCGCCGACCATGATCACCGGCGCGTCGAGTGTCCTCGCCACCTGGGCGTTGTTGATGCCAACCACGGAGCCCACGCCGCCGTGTCCGGACCCCTCGATGATGAGGAAATCGTTCTTCGCCTCGAGCTCGCGGCACGCCTTTTTGATCGCCTCAAGCGGCGCTTCGGGCGCGATCTCGCCGGAGAGGTACTTCTTCGTGTACCCCTTGCCGACAACGACCGGCGACATGAGCTTGCGGTCGGCCTCCAGGCCGTAGACGGAGGCGATGAGTGCGGCGTCCATGTCCATCTCGACGCCGTCGAGCATGAATACCTTCGGGCCGATCGGCTTTATGAAGCCTACGCGGGCGTACTTCTTTTTCGCGAGGTGCAGCAGCGAAAGACTTATCGTCGTCTTCCCTACATGCTGCCCGGTCGCGGCTATGAAAATCTTCTTGCACATCAGGTTGTAGCCTCTTTGCTGTCCTCTCGGACGTAGTTCAGCTATTCACCCGGATTATACTGGTTTGGCAAATTGGGGGCAACATGGTATACGGTACCGCCTCGCCTCTCTTTGCACGCCCTCCCGTTCCATCGCTCTGTCAGGCCCGGAGCGTCTTCAGACGCTCCCGCTTCCCGTTATCTTCTTGACGGTTCAGCGAGATTCTGCAATAATCCGCCGGTCCAAACGCCTGTTTGTTTACATCAAATTTTTCTAAGCTTCACCATCACCGACTACAGCAAAGAAAAGGAGCGTAAACGTGAAAAAGATCTGGGTTATCCTGTCGTCTCTGCTCGTCCTTGCCTGCGCCGTCTCGGCCTTCGCCGGCGACGGGTCCTTCAAAAGGGTGAAAAGCGCCGGTGCCATGACCATCGGGCTCGATGACGCGTTTCCCCCCATGGGCTACCGTAACGACAAGGGGCAGTTGGTGGGCTTCGACATCGATGCCGCCGAGGAAGTGGGCAAGCGTCTGGGCATCAAGATCAACTGGCAGCCGACCGCATGGGACGGCGTCATCCACGCTCTCAACTCCAAAAAATTCGACTGCATCTGGAACGGCATGACCATCACCGATGAGCGCAAGAAAGAGGTCGCCTTCACCAAGCCGTACAAGATGGACGGCCAGGTAGCCGTGATCCGCTTCGCCGACAAGAAGCACAAGAAACTTGCCGACCTGAAGGGCGCCAAAGTGGGCGTTCAGAAAGGTTCCTCCGCCGTCGAGGCGGTCAAGAAGCTTCCCGCTGCGGCAGGCGAGGTGCGCGAGTACGAGGACAACCCGAAAGCGCTGCTCGATCTCGAGTCCAACCGTCTCGACACCGTCATCATCGACGATGCGACCGGCCGCGACTTCATCGCCAAGCGCCCTGGCAAGTTCCGCATCCTGCCGG of the Geomonas ferrireducens genome contains:
- a CDS encoding DUF512 domain-containing protein — protein: MSGLTIDRIIPGSIAEELELQPGDRLIAVNGHQLRDVIDYNFYASDDELELQVEKADGELWELEVEREEGEPLGLSFQAPAPARCGNNCVFCFVHQLPRGLRGPLYVKDEDYRLSFLYGNYVTMANIGRAELERIKEQRLSPLYISVHATEPALREKLLGKSGILSILDVIRELAEARITMHTQVVLCPGWNDGDVFAKTVEDLAALHPWVSSLAVVPVGLTEHRHNLPPLAPVTKEFAAAFVGEWFPQSQLLEKRLGAPFLFLADEFYIKGEVPFPDVASYGDLPQLENGVGMIPLFLSEADQVLQEAEKLKSGRFTVVTGESPYRFLSEFLERLSGATGVAMHPVPVRNRLFGPTVTVTGLVCGADVVAALQGVDLGDAVLVPDVMLKEGEGVFLDDLSLHDVEQQLGAPVQVVESTPYGIYDALVERLG
- a CDS encoding AAA family ATPase, with the translated sequence MCKKIFIAATGQHVGKTTISLSLLHLAKKKYARVGFIKPIGPKVFMLDGVEMDMDAALIASVYGLEADRKLMSPVVVGKGYTKKYLSGEIAPEAPLEAIKKACRELEAKNDFLIIEGSGHGGVGSVVGINNAQVARTLDAPVIMVGAGGIGCVIDSVQLNLSLFQQQGADVKLVLVNKLLAAKREETLGFLRSFFESRQQRVAGAFDYSRTLANPTLLDLSKLLKLPLQGDQEGKNRIINHIQLGAASSQRVIDTLQDSTLLITTSSRDELIVTASALYNIPAYRHKLAGMVIPGSAPVSAITQKILDDSNIPYLRTSQNTADAFLTLTEHVSKMTADDVEKISLIQSTAESVFDFEAIDAMAR
- a CDS encoding amino acid ABC transporter substrate-binding protein; this translates as MKKIWVILSSLLVLACAVSAFAGDGSFKRVKSAGAMTIGLDDAFPPMGYRNDKGQLVGFDIDAAEEVGKRLGIKINWQPTAWDGVIHALNSKKFDCIWNGMTITDERKKEVAFTKPYKMDGQVAVIRFADKKHKKLADLKGAKVGVQKGSSAVEAVKKLPAAAGEVREYEDNPKALLDLESNRLDTVIIDDATGRDFIAKRPGKFRILPGNITKEPFGVAFRKEDVELREAVQKTLDKMVKDGTMAKISKKWFGEDITNPKKWK